In Oncorhynchus clarkii lewisi isolate Uvic-CL-2024 unplaced genomic scaffold, UVic_Ocla_1.0 unplaced_contig_780_pilon_pilon, whole genome shotgun sequence, a single window of DNA contains:
- the LOC139402148 gene encoding luc7-like protein 3 isoform X2 gives MLSAAQLLDELMGRDRNLAPDEKRCNVRWDHETTCKYYLCGFCPAELFTNTRSDLGPCEKIHDENLRKMYEKSSRFMKEGYERDFLRYLQSLLAEVERRIRRGHARLALSQAQQAAGQGPGGPVGKNEEKATVLTEKIEDLVMQIEELGSEGRVEEAQGMMKLVEQLKDERELLSSTPSTIETFAAQEKQMEVCEVCGAFLIVGDAQSRVDDHLMGKQHMGYAKIKSTVEELKKLNRRSEDPAGEDKGELESKDWEREREERETKRKLEEEEKEKEKEKEREKEKEKERERVKEREREREREREKRGRRSHSNSRHSSRASDRKRSRSRERRRSRSKERERKRSRSRDRDRERRRSRERSDRKRRSRSRERKRSRSSERKSHRHRSRSRDKDRTSRDKERKEPEERRSSSKKDEVLEDDKPSSDVAKPGPVETEAPASTLGLALLARVNGAAQDELHSEGDTQSN, from the exons ATGCTTTCCGCAGCCCAGTTACTCGATGAGTTGATGGGTCGAGACAGAAACTTGGCCCCCGACGAGAAACGATGCAACGTACGCTGGGACCACGAGACC ACCTGTAAGTACTATCTCTGTGGATTCTGCCCTGCAGAATTATTCACAAACACCCGGTCTGACTTGGGTCCCTGTGAAAAAATCCACGATGAAAACCTTAGGAAAAT GTATGAGAAGAGCTCCCGGTTCATGAAGGAGGGCTATGAGAGGGACTTCCTGCGCTACCTGCAGTCTCTCCTGGccgaggtggagaggaggatccgCAGGGGCCACGCCCGTCTAGCCCTGTCGCAGGCCCAGCAGGCCGCAGGa CAGGGGCCTGGTGGTCCTGTGGGGAAGAACGAGGAGAAAGCTACAGTCCTGACAGAGAAGATCGAGGACCTAGTCATGCAG ATCGAGGAGTTGGGCTCTGAGGGCAGAGTGGAGGAGGCCCAGGGGATGATGAAACTGGTGGAACAGCTAAAGGATGAGCGAGAGCTGCTCAGCTCCACCCCCTCG ACGATTGAGACCTTTGCGGCCCAGGAGAAACAGATGGAGGTGTGTGAGGTGTGCGGGGCGTTCCTCATTGTGGGAGACGCCCAGTCCCGGGTGGATGACCACCTGATGGGCAAGCAGCACATGGGCTACGCCAAGATCAAATCCACTGTGGAGGAGCTCAAG AAGTTGAATCGGCGATCCGAAGACCCCGCCGGAGAAGACAAGGGAGAGCTAGAAAGCAAGGACTGGGagcgtgagagggaggagagggagactaaGCGCAagttggaagaggaggagaaagagaaggagaaggagaaagagcgcgagaaggagaaggagaaagagagggagcgagtgaaggagcgggagagagagagggagcgagagagggagaagagaggaaggaggagccaCTCGAATAGCCGCCACTCCAGCCGGGCGTCGGACCGTAAGAGGAGTCGTTCCCGGGAACGCCGGCGGTCCAGGAGCAAGGAGAGGGAGCGCAAACGTagcag AAGCCGGGACAGGGACCGGGAGAGGCGGCGCAGCCGGGAGCGTTCGGACAGGAAACGGCGCTCCCGCAGCCGTGAGAGGAAGAGGTCCCGCAGCTCGGAGCGCAAGTCTCACCGCCACCGGAGCCGCAGCCGGGACAAGGACAGGACGTCCAGAGACAAAG agCGTAAGGagccggaggagaggagaagcagCTCCAAGAAGGACGAGGTGTTAGAGGATGACAAGCCTTCCTCTGACGTGGCCAAGCCTGGGCCCGTGGAGACTGAGGCTCCTGCCTCCACTCTGGGCCTGGCCCTTCTGGCCAGGGTCAACGGGGCTGCTCAAGACGAACTCCATTCTGAAGGTGACACTCAGTCCAATTAA
- the LOC139402149 gene encoding ankyrin repeat domain-containing protein 40-like, with translation MSTTSLDKELQERLREASAIGDIDEVRILVESGVNVNSQNEINGWTCLHWACKRNHKPVVSYLLNSGADQEILTAKDELAVQLTSKPEIRRLLGVKEEEVPEIKEPELPIIPNYLSNPPFMYSKMDNKAELILAQLTQNGNGDHSSDDPHSDSASLSPTHEQQLPQQPQSLLSDTPSPREGAFIPLAQQNGVSPSPASSLTVNGGLPMDISMEPHLVNHGEYPHSVAHNGAVCSPPLPSPSLSTTSSSSQAQVATANPSMTRQQSLPQQLNCGQGAGGNMPAFQPFFFTSTFPVNVQELVLKVRIQNPNARENDFIEVELDRQELTYRSLLRVCCRELDISTEHVEKIRKLPNTMLRKDKDVARLQDFQELEVVLEKAEGLALLSGAGGLTDRPCYNMKASRLTY, from the exons ATGTCAACGACATCGTTGGATAAGGAATTGCAAGAGCGCTTGAGAGAGGCGTCTGCGATTGGAGACATCGACGAGGTGCGGATTTTAGTGGAAAGCGGAGTAAATGTCAACTCTCAAAACGAAATAAACGGATG GACATGTTTGCATTGGGCATGCAAGAGAAACCACAAACCGGTTGTGTCGTACCTGCTGAACTCTGGCGCTGACCAAGAGATCCTCACTGCTAAAGATGAGCTGGCTGTCCAGCTGACCTCTAAGCCTGAAATCAGAAGACTGTTAGGAG TTAAGGAGGAGGAAGTGCCTGAAATCAAGGAGCCTGAGTTGCCAATCATCCCAAACTACCTGTCCAACCCGCCATTCATGTACAGTAAGATGGACAACAAGGCTGAGCTCATATTGGCACAGTTGACCCAAAATGGCAATGGAGACCACTCATCAGATGACCCACACAGTGACTCAGCTTCCCTGTCGCCCACCCACGAGCAACAGCTGCCTCAGCAACCGCAGAGCCTACTCTCTGACACCCCGAGCCCGAGGGAGGGGGCCTTCATCCCATTGGCGCAGCAGAACGGAGTGTCGCCTAGCCCCGCCTCGTCTCTCACCGTCAACGGAGGCCTGCCTATGGACATCTCCATGGAGCCCCACCTGGTCAACCATGGGGAGTACCCACACTCGGTGGCCCATAATGGGGCTGTGTgctctcctcccctgccctcccccagcctcagcaccacCAGCAGTAGCAGCCAAGCCCAGGTGGCTACCGCTAACCCATCTATGACCCGGCAGCAGTCCCTCCCTCAGCAGCTCAACTGTGGCCAGGGTGCTGGGGGTAACATGCCTGCCTTCCAGCCTTTCTTCTTTACCAGTACATTCCCTGTCAATGTGCAAG AGCTGGTCCTAAAGGTGCGCATCCAGAACCCCAACGCGCGGGAGAACGACTTCATCGAGGTGGAGCTGGACAGACAGGAGCTGACCTACCGCTCGCTGCTCCGGGTGTGCTGTCGCGAGCTGGACATCAGCACTGAACACGTGGAGAAGATCCGCAAGCTGCCCAACACCATGCTACGAAAG GACAAAGACGTGGCTCGGCTGCAGGACTTCCAGGAGTTAGAGGTGGTGCTGGAGAAGGCTGAGGGCCTGGCACTCCTCTCTGGGGCGGGAGGCCTCACCGACAGACCCTGCTACAACATGAAGGCCTCCAGACTCACCTACTAG
- the LOC139402148 gene encoding luc7-like protein 3 isoform X1 yields MLSAAQLLDELMGRDRNLAPDEKRCNVRWDHETTCKYYLCGFCPAELFTNTRSDLGPCEKIHDENLRKMYEKSSRFMKEGYERDFLRYLQSLLAEVERRIRRGHARLALSQAQQAAGQGPGGPVGKNEEKATVLTEKIEDLVMQIEELGSEGRVEEAQGMMKLVEQLKDERELLSSTPSTIETFAAQEKQMEVCEVCGAFLIVGDAQSRVDDHLMGKQHMGYAKIKSTVEELKEKLNRRSEDPAGEDKGELESKDWEREREERETKRKLEEEEKEKEKEKEREKEKEKERERVKEREREREREREKRGRRSHSNSRHSSRASDRKRSRSRERRRSRSKERERKRSRSRDRDRERRRSRERSDRKRRSRSRERKRSRSSERKSHRHRSRSRDKDRTSRDKERKEPEERRSSSKKDEVLEDDKPSSDVAKPGPVETEAPASTLGLALLARVNGAAQDELHSEGDTQSN; encoded by the exons ATGCTTTCCGCAGCCCAGTTACTCGATGAGTTGATGGGTCGAGACAGAAACTTGGCCCCCGACGAGAAACGATGCAACGTACGCTGGGACCACGAGACC ACCTGTAAGTACTATCTCTGTGGATTCTGCCCTGCAGAATTATTCACAAACACCCGGTCTGACTTGGGTCCCTGTGAAAAAATCCACGATGAAAACCTTAGGAAAAT GTATGAGAAGAGCTCCCGGTTCATGAAGGAGGGCTATGAGAGGGACTTCCTGCGCTACCTGCAGTCTCTCCTGGccgaggtggagaggaggatccgCAGGGGCCACGCCCGTCTAGCCCTGTCGCAGGCCCAGCAGGCCGCAGGa CAGGGGCCTGGTGGTCCTGTGGGGAAGAACGAGGAGAAAGCTACAGTCCTGACAGAGAAGATCGAGGACCTAGTCATGCAG ATCGAGGAGTTGGGCTCTGAGGGCAGAGTGGAGGAGGCCCAGGGGATGATGAAACTGGTGGAACAGCTAAAGGATGAGCGAGAGCTGCTCAGCTCCACCCCCTCG ACGATTGAGACCTTTGCGGCCCAGGAGAAACAGATGGAGGTGTGTGAGGTGTGCGGGGCGTTCCTCATTGTGGGAGACGCCCAGTCCCGGGTGGATGACCACCTGATGGGCAAGCAGCACATGGGCTACGCCAAGATCAAATCCACTGTGGAGGAGCTCAAG GAGAAGTTGAATCGGCGATCCGAAGACCCCGCCGGAGAAGACAAGGGAGAGCTAGAAAGCAAGGACTGGGagcgtgagagggaggagagggagactaaGCGCAagttggaagaggaggagaaagagaaggagaaggagaaagagcgcgagaaggagaaggagaaagagagggagcgagtgaaggagcgggagagagagagggagcgagagagggagaagagaggaaggaggagccaCTCGAATAGCCGCCACTCCAGCCGGGCGTCGGACCGTAAGAGGAGTCGTTCCCGGGAACGCCGGCGGTCCAGGAGCAAGGAGAGGGAGCGCAAACGTagcag AAGCCGGGACAGGGACCGGGAGAGGCGGCGCAGCCGGGAGCGTTCGGACAGGAAACGGCGCTCCCGCAGCCGTGAGAGGAAGAGGTCCCGCAGCTCGGAGCGCAAGTCTCACCGCCACCGGAGCCGCAGCCGGGACAAGGACAGGACGTCCAGAGACAAAG agCGTAAGGagccggaggagaggagaagcagCTCCAAGAAGGACGAGGTGTTAGAGGATGACAAGCCTTCCTCTGACGTGGCCAAGCCTGGGCCCGTGGAGACTGAGGCTCCTGCCTCCACTCTGGGCCTGGCCCTTCTGGCCAGGGTCAACGGGGCTGCTCAAGACGAACTCCATTCTGAAGGTGACACTCAGTCCAATTAA
- the LOC139402148 gene encoding luc7-like protein 3 isoform X3 — MLSAAQLLDELMGRDRNLAPDEKRCNVRWDHETTCKYYLCGFCPAELFTNTRSDLGPCEKIHDENLRKMYEKSSRFMKEGYERDFLRYLQSLLAEVERRIRRGHARLALSQAQQAAGGPGGPVGKNEEKATVLTEKIEDLVMQIEELGSEGRVEEAQGMMKLVEQLKDERELLSSTPSTIETFAAQEKQMEVCEVCGAFLIVGDAQSRVDDHLMGKQHMGYAKIKSTVEELKEKLNRRSEDPAGEDKGELESKDWEREREERETKRKLEEEEKEKEKEKEREKEKEKERERVKEREREREREREKRGRRSHSNSRHSSRASDRKRSRSRERRRSRSKERERKRSRSRDRDRERRRSRERSDRKRRSRSRERKRSRSSERKSHRHRSRSRDKDRTSRDKERKEPEERRSSSKKDEVLEDDKPSSDVAKPGPVETEAPASTLGLALLARVNGAAQDELHSEGDTQSN, encoded by the exons ATGCTTTCCGCAGCCCAGTTACTCGATGAGTTGATGGGTCGAGACAGAAACTTGGCCCCCGACGAGAAACGATGCAACGTACGCTGGGACCACGAGACC ACCTGTAAGTACTATCTCTGTGGATTCTGCCCTGCAGAATTATTCACAAACACCCGGTCTGACTTGGGTCCCTGTGAAAAAATCCACGATGAAAACCTTAGGAAAAT GTATGAGAAGAGCTCCCGGTTCATGAAGGAGGGCTATGAGAGGGACTTCCTGCGCTACCTGCAGTCTCTCCTGGccgaggtggagaggaggatccgCAGGGGCCACGCCCGTCTAGCCCTGTCGCAGGCCCAGCAGGCCGCAGGa GGGCCTGGTGGTCCTGTGGGGAAGAACGAGGAGAAAGCTACAGTCCTGACAGAGAAGATCGAGGACCTAGTCATGCAG ATCGAGGAGTTGGGCTCTGAGGGCAGAGTGGAGGAGGCCCAGGGGATGATGAAACTGGTGGAACAGCTAAAGGATGAGCGAGAGCTGCTCAGCTCCACCCCCTCG ACGATTGAGACCTTTGCGGCCCAGGAGAAACAGATGGAGGTGTGTGAGGTGTGCGGGGCGTTCCTCATTGTGGGAGACGCCCAGTCCCGGGTGGATGACCACCTGATGGGCAAGCAGCACATGGGCTACGCCAAGATCAAATCCACTGTGGAGGAGCTCAAG GAGAAGTTGAATCGGCGATCCGAAGACCCCGCCGGAGAAGACAAGGGAGAGCTAGAAAGCAAGGACTGGGagcgtgagagggaggagagggagactaaGCGCAagttggaagaggaggagaaagagaaggagaaggagaaagagcgcgagaaggagaaggagaaagagagggagcgagtgaaggagcgggagagagagagggagcgagagagggagaagagaggaaggaggagccaCTCGAATAGCCGCCACTCCAGCCGGGCGTCGGACCGTAAGAGGAGTCGTTCCCGGGAACGCCGGCGGTCCAGGAGCAAGGAGAGGGAGCGCAAACGTagcag AAGCCGGGACAGGGACCGGGAGAGGCGGCGCAGCCGGGAGCGTTCGGACAGGAAACGGCGCTCCCGCAGCCGTGAGAGGAAGAGGTCCCGCAGCTCGGAGCGCAAGTCTCACCGCCACCGGAGCCGCAGCCGGGACAAGGACAGGACGTCCAGAGACAAAG agCGTAAGGagccggaggagaggagaagcagCTCCAAGAAGGACGAGGTGTTAGAGGATGACAAGCCTTCCTCTGACGTGGCCAAGCCTGGGCCCGTGGAGACTGAGGCTCCTGCCTCCACTCTGGGCCTGGCCCTTCTGGCCAGGGTCAACGGGGCTGCTCAAGACGAACTCCATTCTGAAGGTGACACTCAGTCCAATTAA